One Embleya scabrispora DNA segment encodes these proteins:
- a CDS encoding tannase/feruloyl esterase family alpha/beta hydrolase — protein sequence MADTTEGGVARAVRLDAGRAVRVPGAARQQAVRLGDLTTVGTTTTGHTVVADWENLHASGTPRPERPVPGLQIDGCFPAETRLNPHHGWHHDAQFVLRLPDDWNGKLVVTAAPGVRRQYATDRVIADGALAAGYAYAATDKGNSGADFHTAGRRPGDALVDWSRRLYELAVAARLVVRRHYGTEAHRTYVTGISNGGYLTRAQLERHPDLYDGGVDWEGPLWMAEGPNLFTYLPTVLAHYPRHRDGGDPDAAARLIDAGLPAGSEFLWDIHHRTYWDATQRTYRAVFDPRYPGPGRPPAGVPFAGPGEPGADADYDYPNRPSAVHEAVARVALTGAIGKPLLSLHGTLDAFLPVTLHSDRYTELVAAAGRGRLHRQYRIEGGNHVDGFCDLFPARLRPLLPAYRTVFKALEDWVERGTNPPSNRTVAWNDDVDDGDIGTW from the coding sequence ATGGCGGACACCACGGAAGGCGGCGTCGCGCGCGCCGTACGCCTCGACGCCGGCCGGGCGGTACGCGTGCCGGGCGCCGCACGCCAACAGGCCGTGCGACTCGGAGACTTGACCACCGTCGGCACGACCACCACAGGGCACACCGTCGTCGCGGACTGGGAGAACCTGCACGCGTCCGGAACCCCACGGCCCGAACGGCCGGTGCCGGGACTGCAGATCGACGGCTGCTTCCCCGCCGAGACCCGGTTGAATCCGCATCACGGTTGGCACCACGACGCCCAGTTCGTGCTGCGCCTCCCCGACGACTGGAACGGCAAACTGGTCGTCACGGCCGCCCCGGGGGTCCGACGGCAGTACGCCACCGACCGTGTCATCGCCGACGGGGCGCTCGCCGCGGGCTACGCCTACGCGGCCACCGACAAGGGCAACTCCGGCGCCGACTTCCACACCGCGGGACGCCGCCCCGGCGACGCGCTCGTCGACTGGTCCCGGCGCCTGTACGAACTCGCCGTCGCCGCCCGCCTGGTGGTGCGCCGCCACTACGGCACGGAAGCGCACCGCACGTACGTCACGGGGATCTCCAACGGCGGCTACCTGACGCGCGCTCAGCTGGAGCGGCACCCGGATCTGTACGACGGCGGCGTGGACTGGGAGGGCCCGCTGTGGATGGCCGAAGGACCCAACCTGTTCACCTATCTGCCGACGGTCCTGGCCCACTATCCGCGCCACCGGGACGGCGGTGATCCGGACGCGGCGGCACGGCTGATCGACGCGGGGCTGCCGGCCGGCTCGGAGTTCCTGTGGGACATCCACCACCGGACCTACTGGGATGCCACGCAACGCACCTATCGGGCCGTCTTCGACCCGCGCTACCCCGGCCCCGGACGGCCGCCCGCCGGCGTCCCCTTCGCCGGCCCCGGCGAGCCGGGCGCCGACGCCGACTACGACTACCCGAACCGCCCCTCCGCGGTGCACGAGGCCGTCGCCCGGGTCGCGCTCACCGGGGCGATCGGCAAGCCGCTGCTCTCCCTGCACGGGACCCTCGACGCGTTCCTGCCCGTCACGCTGCACTCCGACCGCTACACCGAACTCGTCGCCGCCGCCGGTCGCGGCCGGCTGCACCGCCAGTACCGCATCGAGGGCGGCAACCACGTCGACGGATTCTGCGACCTCTTCCCTGCTCGGCTACGGCCTCTCCTGCCCGCGTACCGCACCGTGTTCAAGGCCCTCGAAGACTGGGTCGAGCGCGGCACGAACCCGCCGTCGAACCGTACGGTCGCCTGGAACGACGACGTCGACGACGGCGACATCGGCACGTGGTGA
- a CDS encoding 3-hydroxybutyrate dehydrogenase: MPTGSLFLRYGHGNQCDHRRPLAHSPDDPFLAGRVALVTGAASGIGRACALALAAAGAHVHVVDIAVDAAEAVAEEIGGTAHGIDLADPDAVDALPARVDIVVNNAGLQHVAPIQEFPLERFTLIHKVMVEAPFRLMRRTMPHMYARNWGRIVNISSVHGLRASAFKSAYVSAKHALEGLSKVAALEGAPHGVTSNCVCPGYVRTPLIEGQIAAQAAAHGIPADDVVHDILLERTAIKRLIEPEEVAAAALYLCGPHARHVTGTSFVLDGGWTAR, from the coding sequence ATACCCACCGGCTCGCTTTTCCTACGATATGGCCATGGCAACCAGTGCGATCACCGGCGACCTCTCGCCCACTCCCCCGACGACCCCTTCCTCGCCGGACGCGTCGCGTTGGTGACCGGGGCGGCGAGCGGGATCGGACGCGCCTGCGCCCTCGCGCTCGCCGCCGCCGGCGCGCACGTGCACGTCGTGGACATCGCGGTCGACGCGGCCGAGGCCGTCGCCGAGGAGATCGGCGGCACCGCGCACGGGATCGACCTGGCCGATCCGGACGCCGTGGACGCCCTGCCGGCCCGGGTGGACATCGTGGTCAACAACGCCGGCCTGCAACACGTGGCGCCCATCCAGGAGTTCCCCCTCGAACGGTTCACCCTCATCCACAAGGTGATGGTGGAAGCGCCCTTTCGCCTCATGCGCCGCACCATGCCGCACATGTACGCGCGGAACTGGGGGCGCATCGTCAACATCTCCTCGGTGCACGGTCTGCGGGCGAGCGCGTTCAAGTCGGCGTATGTCAGCGCCAAGCACGCCCTGGAGGGGCTCAGCAAGGTCGCCGCCCTGGAAGGCGCCCCGCACGGGGTGACCAGCAACTGCGTCTGTCCCGGCTACGTCCGCACGCCGCTGATCGAGGGGCAGATCGCCGCCCAGGCCGCCGCGCACGGGATTCCCGCCGACGACGTCGTCCACGACATCCTGCTGGAACGCACGGCGATCAAACGGCTGATCGAACCCGAGGAGGTCGCCGCGGCGGCCCTGTACCTGTGCGGACCGCACGCCCGCCACGTCACCGGAACCTCGTTCGTCCTCGACGGCGGCTGGACCGCGCGCTGA
- a CDS encoding helix-turn-helix domain-containing protein, protein MAQQHPGRPARFARDLLDLLSADAPAEDFRALTAQARAAGAAPDDLADLDDAATKALRIRGTLREHRRRERELTALFDTASDLAALRDLDSVLRSIVRRARMLLGTDTAYLTLPDEDAGDTYMRVTDGSVSPIFQALRLGLGDGLGGLVAQTARPYATPDYRTDSRFRHVDRVDEGVLDEGLVAILGVPLLLGSTRGDGGKVVGVLMAADRAPRTFGGDEVALMSSLATHAAIAIDTARAMADTRAALAELAEANSVIRAHANAVQRAEEAHDKLTDLVLRGGDLPDVAAAVAELLGGSVAIHDTAGLDLTGTATDADSTALGGAELVRAAEESHALGRAVAWHGGWVCAVLAGPEALGSLVLHRADLDDADRHVFERAGVVAALLLLLRRSVAETENRVRGELLADLLTDPDRDPASLSARARRSGIDLDRPHLVLVADTATSGRERLAARARQYLFAGSGVTAQHAGSTVLLLPDDGTPPGEAARRAASRLGVRTGAPVTVAAAGPAVGARGIAAAHSEAARCLRALIVLGRTGDGACAAELGFLGVVLGDRQDVDTFVGDALGPLLAYDARRGTELVRTLRAYFACGGSLTRAKDELHIHVNTVVQRLDRIEALLGPDWSRPQQALELQLALRLHQLTERPPAVDSESCAPPPAGR, encoded by the coding sequence ATGGCACAACAACACCCCGGGCGACCCGCGCGGTTCGCCCGGGACCTCCTCGACCTCCTCTCCGCGGACGCGCCCGCCGAGGACTTCCGGGCCCTGACCGCGCAGGCCCGCGCGGCCGGTGCCGCACCCGACGACCTCGCGGACCTCGACGACGCCGCGACGAAGGCCCTGCGCATCCGCGGCACACTGCGCGAACACCGGCGGCGGGAGCGGGAGTTGACCGCCCTGTTCGACACCGCGAGCGACCTGGCGGCGCTGCGGGACCTGGACTCGGTGCTGCGCTCCATCGTCCGGCGGGCGCGGATGTTGCTGGGCACCGACACCGCGTACCTCACCCTGCCCGACGAGGACGCCGGCGACACCTACATGCGGGTGACCGACGGATCGGTCTCCCCGATCTTCCAGGCCCTGCGTCTGGGGCTCGGGGACGGGCTCGGCGGCCTCGTCGCGCAGACCGCGCGGCCGTACGCGACCCCCGACTACCGCACGGACAGCCGTTTCCGGCACGTCGACCGGGTGGACGAGGGAGTGCTGGACGAGGGACTGGTCGCCATCCTCGGCGTGCCTCTCCTGCTGGGCTCCACGCGCGGGGACGGGGGCAAGGTCGTCGGTGTCCTGATGGCGGCCGATCGGGCGCCGCGCACGTTCGGCGGCGACGAAGTGGCGCTGATGAGCTCGCTGGCCACCCACGCGGCGATCGCCATCGACACCGCGCGCGCCATGGCCGACACCCGTGCGGCGCTCGCGGAACTGGCCGAAGCGAACTCCGTGATCCGGGCCCACGCCAACGCGGTGCAGCGCGCCGAGGAGGCGCACGACAAACTGACCGACCTGGTGCTGCGCGGCGGCGACCTGCCGGACGTGGCCGCCGCGGTCGCCGAACTCCTCGGCGGGTCGGTCGCCATCCACGACACCGCCGGCCTGGACCTGACCGGCACCGCGACGGATGCCGACTCCACCGCGCTCGGCGGCGCCGAACTGGTCCGGGCCGCCGAGGAGTCGCACGCGCTCGGACGCGCGGTGGCGTGGCACGGCGGGTGGGTCTGCGCCGTCCTGGCCGGGCCCGAGGCGCTCGGCAGCCTGGTGCTGCATCGTGCCGATCTCGACGACGCCGACCGGCACGTCTTCGAGCGGGCCGGTGTCGTGGCCGCGCTCCTGCTGCTGCTGCGCCGTTCGGTCGCGGAGACCGAGAACCGGGTCCGCGGCGAGTTGCTGGCCGACCTGCTGACCGATCCCGACCGCGATCCCGCGTCCCTGTCGGCCCGGGCGCGGCGTTCGGGAATCGACCTCGACCGTCCCCACCTGGTCCTCGTCGCCGACACCGCGACCTCGGGCCGGGAGCGGCTCGCGGCGCGTGCCCGGCAATACCTGTTCGCGGGCAGCGGCGTGACCGCGCAGCACGCCGGGTCCACGGTGTTGCTCCTGCCGGACGACGGCACGCCGCCCGGCGAGGCGGCCCGACGCGCCGCGAGCCGGCTGGGGGTACGTACCGGAGCGCCGGTCACCGTCGCCGCGGCGGGCCCCGCCGTCGGCGCGCGCGGCATCGCCGCGGCCCACTCCGAGGCGGCCCGCTGCCTGCGCGCCCTGATCGTGCTGGGCCGCACCGGCGACGGCGCGTGCGCCGCGGAGCTGGGGTTCCTGGGCGTCGTACTCGGCGACCGGCAGGACGTCGACACGTTCGTCGGTGACGCGTTGGGCCCGTTGTTGGCGTACGACGCGCGGCGCGGCACCGAGCTGGTGCGCACGCTCCGGGCCTACTTCGCGTGCGGCGGCAGCCTGACCCGCGCCAAGGACGAGCTACACATCCACGTCAACACGGTCGTTCAACGCCTGGACCGCATCGAAGCCCTCCTCGGCCCGGACTGGAGCCGGCCGCAGCAGGCACTCGAACTGCAACTCGCCCTGCGCCTGCACCAGCTCACCGAACGCCCGCCGGCGGTCGACTCCGAAAGCTGCGCTCCCCCGCCCGCGGGTCGATGA
- a CDS encoding TIGR03086 family metal-binding protein → MTATNDPHHDETTTEVAAGTAAAAEHRRVAGVFTERVRGVPAAAWDDPAPCEGWTARDVVRHLVEWFPAFLRSGAGIELPKGPPVDDDPEAAWTVHNEAVQALLDDPAAGDKVFANPHTGELPLSEAIDRFYTVDVFLHTWDLARATGQDERLDPATCARLLEGMLPLDEVLRGSGHYGPRVEVPEDADAQTRLLAFIGRTP, encoded by the coding sequence ATGACTGCCACGAACGACCCGCACCACGACGAGACGACGACCGAGGTCGCCGCCGGGACCGCCGCCGCGGCCGAACACCGCCGCGTCGCGGGCGTGTTCACCGAGCGGGTACGCGGCGTGCCGGCCGCGGCGTGGGACGACCCGGCGCCGTGCGAGGGGTGGACCGCCCGGGACGTGGTGCGCCATCTGGTCGAGTGGTTCCCGGCGTTCCTCCGATCCGGCGCCGGGATCGAACTGCCGAAGGGGCCGCCGGTGGACGACGATCCGGAGGCCGCCTGGACCGTGCACAACGAGGCGGTGCAAGCCCTCCTCGACGACCCCGCCGCCGGCGACAAGGTGTTCGCGAACCCGCACACCGGCGAACTCCCGCTGAGCGAGGCGATCGACCGGTTCTACACGGTCGACGTCTTCCTGCACACCTGGGACCTGGCCCGGGCGACCGGTCAGGACGAGCGACTGGACCCGGCCACGTGCGCCCGACTCCTGGAAGGGATGTTGCCGCTCGACGAAGTCCTGCGCGGCAGCGGCCACTACGGTCCCCGGGTCGAGGTCCCCGAGGACGCCGACGCACAAACCCGCCTACTCGCCTTCATCGGCCGCACCCCCTGA
- a CDS encoding DUF3152 domain-containing protein — MNSALKSILAALLASGLLLATTACRLSDHKDDKDEKYVTGAADTRPYGEWLAARSETAADLALSGRFRTVPGHDEARGGTRVLRYRIQIEEGLSIDATYFARAVHETLNDTRSWGGDGTIALERVDSGKSDFVVTLASTGTVNTWCAKDGLDTGEQRVSCNVASTRRVMISAWRWATGSTTYGDDLANYRRMLINHEVGHRLGHMHETCERSGAPAPVMMQQTLTLVTGSATCSPNPWPHP, encoded by the coding sequence GTGAACTCGGCCCTCAAGTCGATCCTCGCCGCCCTCCTGGCGTCCGGCCTGCTCCTGGCAACGACCGCCTGTCGACTCTCGGACCACAAAGACGACAAGGACGAGAAGTACGTCACGGGTGCCGCGGACACCCGCCCGTACGGGGAGTGGCTCGCGGCACGCTCGGAGACAGCGGCCGACCTCGCGCTTTCGGGACGGTTCCGCACCGTTCCCGGCCACGACGAGGCCAGGGGCGGGACTCGCGTACTGCGCTATCGCATACAGATCGAGGAGGGCCTGTCGATCGATGCCACATACTTCGCGCGCGCCGTGCACGAGACGCTCAACGACACGCGCAGTTGGGGAGGCGACGGGACCATCGCCCTGGAGCGGGTGGATTCGGGGAAGTCCGACTTCGTCGTGACGCTCGCCAGTACCGGAACGGTCAACACGTGGTGTGCCAAGGACGGCCTGGACACCGGCGAACAACGCGTCTCGTGCAACGTCGCCTCCACGCGGCGCGTGATGATCAGCGCGTGGCGGTGGGCCACGGGATCCACGACGTACGGCGACGACCTGGCGAACTACCGGCGCATGCTGATCAACCACGAAGTGGGCCATCGCCTCGGCCACATGCACGAGACGTGTGAGCGGTCGGGCGCCCCCGCGCCGGTGATGATGCAGCAGACGTTGACCCTCGTCACCGGCAGCGCCACGTGCTCGCCCAACCCGTGGCCCCACCCATGA
- a CDS encoding S1 family peptidase, with translation MRITKIVPALLAALLMVLTLGATATASPAPVEASHQNASADGPRPIIGGGYAQNAPWAARLFSAGRQTCTSTIIAPTWILTAKHCVSGGQLSFRIGSLDQSSGGTVANGAQTYTSPSADLALVRLDRSVSATYARLGQPGSVTVGQSVQVYGWGATSRCGQEINCQSQFLKVANVTVTGGCRDAYNGSAICARYGNGITAGGDSGGPMNANGIQVGVASTSDRQSTTAYTNVTAYRSWIQSVAGV, from the coding sequence TTGCGAATAACCAAGATCGTCCCCGCCCTCTTGGCCGCATTGCTCATGGTGCTCACCCTCGGCGCCACCGCCACCGCTTCCCCGGCTCCGGTCGAGGCGTCCCACCAGAACGCGTCGGCCGACGGTCCCCGGCCGATCATCGGTGGCGGATACGCACAGAACGCCCCATGGGCGGCCCGCCTGTTCTCCGCCGGCAGGCAGACCTGTACCTCGACCATCATCGCCCCCACCTGGATCCTGACCGCCAAACACTGCGTCAGCGGCGGGCAGTTGTCGTTCCGGATCGGCAGCCTGGACCAGAGTTCCGGCGGCACGGTGGCCAACGGCGCCCAGACCTACACCAGTCCGTCTGCGGACCTGGCCCTGGTCCGCCTCGACCGCTCCGTCTCGGCGACCTACGCCCGACTCGGGCAACCCGGTTCGGTGACGGTGGGTCAGAGCGTCCAGGTGTACGGCTGGGGCGCGACGTCGCGGTGCGGCCAGGAGATCAACTGCCAGTCGCAGTTCCTGAAAGTCGCCAACGTGACGGTCACCGGCGGTTGCCGCGACGCGTACAACGGCTCGGCGATCTGCGCCCGTTACGGCAACGGCATCACCGCGGGCGGCGACTCGGGTGGTCCGATGAACGCGAACGGCATTCAGGTCGGCGTCGCGTCCACCAGCGACCGACAGAGCACCACCGCCTACACGAACGTGACCGCGTATCGCTCGTGGATCCAGTCCGTCGCGGGCGTGTGA
- a CDS encoding winged helix-turn-helix transcriptional regulator, with protein MSGFEAGDPFLADCPGRLAVELIADKWTVVVLYGLSRGPVRHGELVGLIGGISRKVLTQTLRRLQAHGLVRRRAHAEVPPRVEYELTALGATLIDPIHMLTEWARAHGDAVLDALDAGPEAVAYSD; from the coding sequence ATGAGCGGTTTCGAGGCCGGTGATCCCTTTCTCGCCGACTGTCCGGGGCGTTTGGCGGTGGAGTTGATCGCCGACAAGTGGACGGTGGTCGTGCTCTACGGCCTGAGCAGGGGTCCGGTGCGTCATGGGGAGCTGGTCGGGCTGATCGGTGGGATCTCGCGCAAGGTGCTCACGCAGACGCTCCGACGGCTCCAGGCGCACGGCCTCGTTCGCCGCCGGGCCCATGCCGAAGTGCCGCCGCGGGTCGAGTACGAGCTCACCGCGCTCGGGGCGACGCTGATCGATCCGATCCACATGCTGACCGAGTGGGCGAGGGCGCACGGCGACGCGGTCCTCGACGCCCTCGACGCCGGGCCCGAAGCCGTTGCCTACAGTGACTGA
- a CDS encoding NADP-dependent oxidoreductase encodes MRVVTQHTHGGPEVLTIVNAPEPSPLPTEVLVRVKAIGLNPLEARLRAGEFPLLGRPPFVLGWDISGVVEDGPLTWRFRPGDEVFGMPLFPRAANAYAEVVAAPALHLAHKPASLSHIEAAALPIAGLTAWQGLVDLAGVTGGHRVLIHGGGGGVGHIAIQVAKARGAHVVTTTGANKRNFVEALGADEVIDYTTVDFTEAARDIDVVLDTIGGDTARRSLAVLRPGGHLVTAVAEDDPGLIATYEAAGMRFSGIAVDPDPVALRALVDLVERGSLRVHIQRTFPFEHVTDAHRHLDAGHLQGKLVLTI; translated from the coding sequence ATGCGCGTCGTCACCCAACACACTCACGGCGGTCCCGAGGTGCTCACCATCGTGAACGCACCCGAACCCAGTCCCCTCCCGACCGAGGTCCTGGTCCGTGTCAAGGCCATCGGCCTGAACCCGCTGGAGGCGCGCCTGCGGGCCGGCGAGTTCCCGCTGCTCGGCCGACCGCCGTTCGTCCTGGGCTGGGACATCAGCGGCGTGGTCGAGGACGGCCCGCTGACGTGGCGATTCCGACCCGGCGACGAGGTGTTCGGGATGCCCCTGTTCCCGCGCGCGGCCAACGCGTATGCCGAGGTCGTCGCCGCCCCGGCGCTGCACCTGGCCCACAAGCCGGCGTCGCTCTCGCACATCGAGGCCGCAGCGCTGCCGATCGCCGGACTCACGGCCTGGCAGGGCCTCGTCGACCTCGCGGGCGTGACCGGGGGCCACCGCGTCCTGATCCACGGCGGAGGCGGCGGAGTCGGCCACATCGCGATCCAGGTCGCAAAGGCACGCGGCGCACACGTGGTCACCACGACCGGCGCGAACAAACGGAACTTCGTCGAGGCGCTCGGCGCCGACGAGGTGATCGACTACACCACGGTCGACTTCACCGAGGCCGCCCGCGACATCGACGTCGTCCTCGACACGATCGGCGGCGACACCGCCCGACGCTCCCTCGCCGTACTCCGCCCGGGCGGCCACCTGGTGACGGCCGTCGCCGAGGACGACCCGGGCCTGATCGCCACGTACGAAGCAGCCGGCATGCGCTTCAGCGGGATCGCCGTCGACCCCGACCCCGTCGCCCTACGAGCGCTCGTCGACCTCGTCGAGCGGGGCAGCCTCCGGGTCCACATCCAAAGGACATTCCCCTTCGAACACGTCACCGACGCCCACCGACACCTCGACGCCGGCCACCTCCAAGGCAAACTCGTCCTCACCATCTGA
- a CDS encoding alpha/beta fold hydrolase, whose protein sequence is MTTVHAHEIALGIESFGADDAPLVLLAGGTTMLSWPDALCERLAAGGRRVVRYDLRDSGESTTKDPDAPAYTLRDLAADAAALVDALGGGPAHLAGIGVGGMVAQVAVLDHPGAFSALTLVGTRAVAPGPADDDLPEHDQATMGRLFARAMPDWADREAVARFAADGAKILGNDPVAARKIAARIWDRTPGTAPPVQLANQMGLVFSRLDCAPRWRERLPGIEVPTLVVHGRRDPFFPVGNGEAIAREIPGARLLVLDEAATAIPDTAIGEVTEAMLTLG, encoded by the coding sequence ATGACCACTGTGCACGCCCATGAAATCGCCCTGGGTATCGAGTCGTTCGGTGCCGACGACGCGCCGCTCGTCCTGCTCGCAGGCGGGACGACGATGCTCTCGTGGCCCGACGCGCTGTGCGAGCGCCTCGCCGCCGGCGGGCGTCGCGTGGTGCGCTACGACCTGCGCGACAGCGGGGAGTCGACGACAAAGGACCCGGATGCGCCCGCCTACACCCTGCGCGACCTCGCCGCCGACGCGGCGGCCCTGGTCGACGCGCTCGGCGGCGGGCCCGCCCACCTCGCCGGGATCGGCGTCGGCGGGATGGTCGCCCAGGTCGCCGTACTCGACCATCCGGGCGCGTTCTCGGCACTCACCCTGGTCGGCACCCGCGCGGTCGCCCCGGGTCCGGCCGACGACGACCTCCCCGAGCACGACCAGGCGACGATGGGTCGGCTGTTCGCGCGGGCGATGCCCGATTGGGCCGACCGAGAGGCGGTCGCGCGATTCGCCGCGGACGGCGCCAAGATCCTCGGCAACGACCCCGTCGCCGCGCGCAAAATCGCCGCGCGCATCTGGGACCGTACGCCCGGCACCGCGCCCCCGGTCCAGCTGGCCAACCAGATGGGTCTGGTGTTTTCCCGGCTCGACTGCGCCCCCCGCTGGCGCGAGCGCCTGCCCGGGATCGAGGTCCCCACGCTCGTCGTCCACGGTCGCCGCGACCCGTTCTTCCCCGTCGGCAACGGCGAGGCGATCGCGCGCGAGATCCCCGGGGCACGGCTGCTCGTCCTCGACGAGGCCGCCACCGCGATCCCCGATACGGCGATCGGCGAGGTCACCGAGGCGATGCTCACGCTCGGATGA
- a CDS encoding NAD(P)-dependent oxidoreductase, which produces MSNVIVFGANGRTGLLVVREALRLGHDVTAAVRDPARWQAPAPEDSPGAGESSVVRADVRDAADVRSAVAGHDVVVSAIGPPGRHAHGLYSDAARALVSAMEGAGVPRLIAVTSGGVHHRDPNFPWWYRNLVTPLVRELYDDMRLMETIVRASTVDWTFVRPARLQDEPPTGNYRVLDASNPKGGRKVTRTDLARFIARELDEHRWSHAAPTLAE; this is translated from the coding sequence ATGAGCAACGTCATCGTCTTCGGAGCCAACGGCCGTACCGGACTTCTCGTCGTCCGCGAGGCCCTGCGACTGGGCCACGACGTCACCGCCGCGGTGCGCGACCCGGCGCGGTGGCAGGCCCCGGCCCCGGAGGACTCGCCCGGTGCGGGGGAGTCGAGCGTCGTGCGGGCCGATGTGCGCGACGCCGCCGACGTACGCTCCGCCGTGGCGGGCCACGACGTCGTGGTCTCCGCGATCGGCCCGCCGGGGCGGCACGCGCACGGGCTCTACTCCGACGCGGCGCGGGCGCTGGTGTCCGCGATGGAAGGTGCCGGCGTACCCCGGTTGATCGCGGTCACGTCGGGGGGAGTCCACCACCGTGACCCCAACTTCCCCTGGTGGTACCGCAATCTCGTCACCCCGCTGGTTCGGGAGTTGTACGACGACATGCGGTTGATGGAGACGATCGTCCGCGCAAGCACCGTCGACTGGACCTTCGTACGGCCCGCCCGATTGCAGGACGAACCCCCCACCGGCAACTACCGTGTCCTCGACGCGAGCAACCCCAAGGGCGGCCGCAAGGTGACCCGCACCGACCTCGCCCGCTTCATCGCTCGCGAACTCGACGAACACCGCTGGTCCCACGCCGCGCCGACCCTCGCCGAATGA
- a CDS encoding MFS transporter, whose translation MTVPASTSAGPAAPPIADPRRWRVLAVVLLAQALDLLDATVMNVAAPSVRAGLGGGAAMMQWLTAGYTLAFGVLLIVGGRLGDRWGRRRLFVLGAAGFTVASAVCAAAPSPSVLVAARVVQGALGALMIPQGFGVLTSVFDERERGRAFATFGPVMALAGVGGPVLAGGLIALDPAGLDWRLIFLINLPLGASAVVGALRWMPADPGDPLVRIDPPGALWVAVGSALVVHPLIQGREAGWPWWTFAEIAAGIAAFIAFGRRQRTSRSPVLVPSLLRKPAFVGGLAVTAAFFTGLGGLLLVLSLHLQLDLGRSAWGTALYLSPLALGIGLASLFAPAASARLGRSLLHLGLGVEALGTLGLAAVAASGSPVWALSIPTLVVGLGVGLVSGTLVRSILAAAEPAETGSASGTLNALQQLATALGVAVLGTVYFAAHDTGAPEAGGDGLVIGALVVAATCLVGAGLVFLLPRARDERPASTPSTPSTPSTPSAPSIPSAH comes from the coding sequence GTGACCGTTCCCGCTTCGACGTCGGCCGGCCCTGCGGCGCCGCCGATCGCCGATCCGCGTCGATGGCGCGTCCTGGCGGTGGTGCTGCTCGCCCAGGCCCTGGATCTGCTGGACGCGACCGTGATGAACGTGGCCGCCCCGTCGGTCCGCGCCGGGCTGGGCGGTGGTGCGGCGATGATGCAGTGGCTCACCGCCGGGTACACGCTCGCCTTCGGTGTCCTGCTGATCGTCGGCGGGCGCCTGGGTGATCGGTGGGGTCGGCGGCGGCTGTTCGTGCTCGGCGCCGCCGGGTTCACGGTGGCCTCCGCGGTGTGCGCGGCGGCGCCTTCGCCGTCCGTGCTGGTGGCGGCTCGGGTGGTGCAGGGCGCACTCGGCGCGTTGATGATCCCGCAGGGGTTCGGCGTCCTGACCTCGGTGTTCGACGAACGCGAACGTGGCCGCGCGTTCGCGACGTTCGGGCCGGTGATGGCGCTTGCCGGCGTCGGCGGCCCCGTCCTCGCGGGCGGCCTCATCGCGCTCGACCCGGCCGGACTCGACTGGCGGCTGATCTTCCTGATCAACCTTCCGCTCGGGGCGTCGGCCGTGGTCGGGGCGCTGCGGTGGATGCCGGCCGACCCGGGGGATCCACTCGTGCGGATCGACCCGCCGGGTGCGCTCTGGGTCGCGGTGGGGTCCGCGCTCGTCGTGCACCCGCTGATCCAGGGGCGGGAGGCGGGTTGGCCGTGGTGGACGTTCGCGGAGATCGCCGCCGGCATCGCGGCCTTCATCGCCTTCGGCCGACGTCAACGCACCAGCCGCTCGCCGGTCCTGGTGCCGAGCCTGCTGCGCAAACCCGCGTTCGTCGGGGGCCTCGCGGTCACCGCGGCGTTCTTCACCGGCCTCGGCGGGCTCCTGCTCGTCCTCTCCCTCCACCTCCAACTCGATCTCGGCCGGTCCGCGTGGGGAACCGCGCTCTACCTGTCGCCGCTCGCGCTGGGCATCGGGCTCGCCTCGCTCTTCGCCCCGGCGGCGTCCGCCCGGCTCGGCCGCTCGCTCCTGCACCTGGGGCTCGGGGTCGAGGCGCTCGGCACGCTCGGCCTCGCGGCGGTGGCCGCGTCGGGGTCGCCGGTCTGGGCGTTGTCGATACCGACCCTGGTCGTGGGCCTGGGCGTGGGACTGGTCTCCGGCACGCTGGTCCGGTCGATCCTGGCGGCGGCCGAACCCGCCGAGACGGGCAGTGCGTCGGGGACGCTCAACGCGCTCCAACAACTTGCCACGGCCCTGGGCGTCGCGGTGTTGGGGACGGTCTACTTCGCCGCGCATGATACCGGCGCTCCGGAGGCGGGAGGGGACGGTCTGGTGATCGGTGCGCTGGTGGTCGCGGCGACCTGTCTGGTCGGCGCGGGCCTTGTGTTCCTGCTGCCTCGCGCACGCGACGAGCGACCCGCTTCGACACCTTCGACACCTTCGACCCCGTCGACGCCTTCAGCCCCTTCAATCCCGTCAGCCCACTGA